Proteins encoded by one window of Erwinia pyrifoliae DSM 12163:
- the bcsD gene encoding cellulose biosynthesis protein BcsD: MSQLLQERTLQYHRQRQSQPGWFDLVNLMVGGMLDNAGEQESQAFLRQMGDKLAGRYPLDKARTVADLEENINKVLDRFNWGFVCLQAYDGAMVIDHSALPAGDGVMPHRQWRLAMGAVLLGLYARWLRGQGGSERVGLNVEETGDCSLRFRYQV; encoded by the coding sequence ATGAGTCAGTTACTCCAGGAACGTACGCTACAATATCACCGGCAACGTCAGTCTCAGCCCGGCTGGTTTGATCTGGTGAACCTGATGGTAGGCGGCATGCTGGATAATGCCGGCGAGCAGGAAAGTCAGGCATTTTTGCGCCAGATGGGCGACAAGCTGGCCGGACGTTATCCGCTGGATAAAGCGCGCACCGTGGCCGATCTGGAAGAGAATATCAATAAGGTGCTGGATCGTTTTAACTGGGGCTTTGTCTGTCTGCAAGCGTATGACGGCGCGATGGTTATCGATCATAGCGCGCTGCCAGCGGGTGACGGCGTTATGCCGCATCGGCAATGGCGTCTGGCGATGGGCGCGGTGCTGCTCGGGCTTTATGCCCGCTGGCTGCGTGGTCAGGGGGGCAGCGAACGGGTCGGGCTGAACGTTGAAGAGACCGGTGACTGTTCGCTCCGTTTTCGTTATCAGGTTTGA
- a CDS encoding M16 family metallopeptidase has translation MQDTRIRLLVGGIWLAAAGMAQAETLQPDPAWQQGKLENGFSWQLLTTPQRPIDRVEIRLIVNTGTMAESAQQQGYSHLLPRLSLVHNARLDPAQQRSLWQQSIDPQHPHPPVITSYDFTSYNLSLPNNRPEVLKEALSWLAATAGKMTINQQVVDTAIDADDPGATWPGNPQDVWWRYRLKGSAMLAHDPAAAVKRPVDLAQLNAFYKQWYTPDAMTLFVVGNVDSRSLVEQINKIFSPLDGKRDQPAAMPTLSPLLQQPVNLVNNAISQDRLSLVWDNPWKPIRESASLLRYWQSDLAREALFWHVQRALSDQKTPGMQVSFDCRVLYQRAQCAINMDANNAALNDNLALMAKEMAIVRDKGLTQPEFDALMAQKNAELSKLFATYARTDTSALMSQRLRSQQNAVVDIAPEQYQKLRQTFLSGMTLDMLNQELRQQLTQDMTMVLMQPQGEAETNVKLLQESWQKMMTPVVTSPAASAAGENTVPAS, from the coding sequence ATGCAGGACACCAGAATTCGTCTATTGGTTGGGGGAATATGGCTGGCAGCAGCGGGTATGGCGCAGGCAGAAACGCTGCAACCCGATCCCGCCTGGCAGCAGGGAAAACTGGAAAATGGTTTCAGTTGGCAGCTGCTAACCACGCCTCAGCGGCCCATTGACCGCGTTGAGATCCGCCTGATAGTGAACACCGGAACGATGGCGGAAAGTGCGCAACAGCAAGGCTACAGCCATCTTTTACCGCGCCTGTCGCTGGTGCACAACGCCCGTCTGGATCCCGCGCAGCAGCGCTCGCTTTGGCAGCAGAGCATCGACCCGCAGCATCCACATCCGCCGGTCATCACCTCGTACGACTTCACGTCGTATAACCTCAGTTTGCCTAATAATCGCCCGGAAGTGCTAAAAGAAGCACTCAGCTGGCTGGCGGCAACCGCAGGCAAAATGACCATTAATCAGCAGGTGGTGGACACGGCTATCGATGCCGATGACCCTGGCGCGACGTGGCCGGGCAACCCACAGGATGTCTGGTGGCGCTATCGTCTGAAAGGCTCCGCCATGCTGGCGCACGATCCCGCTGCCGCCGTGAAACGGCCGGTCGACCTGGCCCAGCTCAACGCCTTTTATAAGCAGTGGTACACGCCGGATGCAATGACGCTGTTTGTGGTAGGCAACGTCGATAGCCGTAGTTTGGTGGAGCAGATCAATAAAATTTTCTCCCCGCTGGACGGCAAACGTGACCAGCCAGCCGCGATGCCAACCCTCTCTCCTTTACTGCAGCAGCCGGTTAATTTGGTTAACAATGCCATCAGCCAGGATCGTCTTTCGCTGGTATGGGATAACCCGTGGAAGCCAATCCGCGAATCGGCCAGCCTGTTGCGTTACTGGCAGAGCGATCTGGCGCGTGAAGCGCTGTTCTGGCACGTTCAAAGAGCGTTGAGCGACCAAAAAACGCCGGGTATGCAGGTTAGCTTCGACTGTCGGGTGCTGTATCAGCGCGCCCAGTGTGCCATCAATATGGACGCGAACAACGCGGCACTGAACGACAATCTTGCACTGATGGCAAAAGAGATGGCTATCGTGCGTGATAAGGGACTGACGCAGCCGGAGTTCGACGCGCTGATGGCGCAGAAAAATGCCGAACTGAGCAAGCTGTTTGCGACCTATGCGCGTACCGATACCAGCGCGCTGATGAGCCAGCGTCTGCGTTCGCAGCAAAATGCGGTGGTGGATATCGCCCCGGAACAGTATCAGAAGCTGCGCCAGACGTTCCTGTCCGGTATGACGCTGGATATGCTCAATCAGGAGCTGCGCCAGCAGCTGACGCAAGATATGACCATGGTGCTGATGCAGCCTCAGGGCGAAGCGGAAACTAACGTGAAGCTATTGCAGGAAAGCTGGCAGAAGATGATGACGCCTGTGGTGACTTCCCCGGCGGCGTCCGCTGCCGGGGAAAACACCGTGCCTGCATCCTGA
- a CDS encoding glycosyl hydrolase family 8 codes for MLLVLILGLSQATAADGWSSFKTRFMTSDGRIQDTGNQNVSHTEGQGYAMLMAVYYNDRSGFDKLWHWTQNNLSNPKNGLFYWKYNPAVRDPISDKNNAADGDVLIAWALLKAGEKWQVSAWLQQSDLIQRAIVAHNVIAFGGRTVMLPGAQGFNKTSYVVLNPSYFVFPAWRDFARRSHLKVWEQLIGDGQALLKEMRFGDSALPLDWVAMNADGSLAPATAWPPRFSYDAIRIPLYLHWYDATSSGLVPFQRFWAGFQRLQTPAWVDVLSNDKAPYNMAGGLLAVRDLTLGDTGYLNGSPGASEDYYSSSLHLLTWLAFKDR; via the coding sequence ATGCTGTTGGTGCTTATACTGGGCCTGTCTCAGGCGACTGCCGCAGATGGCTGGAGCAGCTTTAAAACGCGCTTTATGACCAGCGATGGTCGTATTCAGGATACGGGCAATCAGAACGTCAGCCACACCGAAGGCCAGGGATATGCCATGCTGATGGCGGTTTACTACAACGACCGCAGCGGCTTTGACAAGCTGTGGCACTGGACACAGAACAATCTAAGTAACCCGAAGAACGGCCTGTTTTACTGGAAATACAACCCTGCAGTCCGCGACCCGATTAGCGATAAAAATAACGCCGCCGACGGGGATGTACTGATTGCCTGGGCGCTGCTGAAAGCGGGGGAAAAGTGGCAGGTTTCCGCCTGGTTGCAGCAGTCAGACCTGATCCAGAGGGCTATTGTGGCGCATAACGTGATTGCCTTTGGCGGTCGCACCGTGATGCTTCCCGGCGCGCAGGGCTTTAATAAAACCAGCTACGTGGTGCTGAACCCGTCCTATTTTGTCTTCCCGGCGTGGCGTGATTTTGCCCGGCGCAGTCATTTAAAGGTGTGGGAGCAGCTGATCGGCGACGGGCAGGCGTTGCTCAAGGAGATGCGTTTTGGCGATAGCGCTTTGCCGCTGGACTGGGTGGCAATGAACGCTGACGGCTCGCTGGCTCCGGCTACCGCCTGGCCACCGCGATTTAGTTATGATGCCATCCGTATTCCGTTGTACCTGCACTGGTACGACGCCACGTCTTCCGGGCTGGTGCCTTTCCAGCGTTTCTGGGCCGGTTTCCAGCGCCTGCAAACCCCGGCATGGGTAGACGTGCTAAGCAACGATAAAGCCCCCTACAATATGGCAGGCGGCCTGCTGGCGGTGCGTGATTTAACCCTGGGTGATACCGGGTATCTCAATGGATCACCGGGTGCCAGTGAAGACTATTACTCATCAAGCCTGCACCTGTTAACCTGGCTGGCGTTTAAAGACCGCTAA
- the hmsP gene encoding biofilm formation regulator HmsP, translating to MRVSRSLKIKQMATISSVALVTICIFIVIQLFHFVQQRRIDYAQQMENVAYTVRQPLSQAVLKADIPQAEFILNSLRPAGILARAEVLLPNGLQALHTEFAAEKPIPHFIARLFELPVQITVPLYSVEPSNPKPLAFLVLQADSWRVYQFILSAVSTMVTAYLLLALILSVSISWCINRLIVRPLRNIANALQDLTPQQAINHQLLLPKYHRNDEIGLLIRNYNRNQQMLCAMHDEMSRQSTRFTLTDLPNQTLFLAMLEQHLRAISSTGVFMVMVLRIETLLETNGLVTDERRNALLLTLVSKIRSCIDERTVLAQLSVGDFALLIKRANNPFRALRLARNLMLKLNQPVLLQHMQLRPIVSIGIAQREAGFSASELLARAVSAMMSARHQGKNQILFFDVVLAERAQKRLTQEHDILQGLAEEKFALWLQPQVDMRSGQLVGAEALLRMRQNDGSWSLPEDLIANAEEIGVIGPLGRWVFEESCRILAHWQQRGCELTLSVNLSAIQLREAAMVTHLQALIQRYGIRPGSLVLEITETAQIGEPEQALLLLQELQKTGVAVALDDFGMGYANLNWLNQFKTLPIGKLKMDRSFVTVLPYDDTMVRIIAAIAEIVTLDVIAEGVETDEQRARLLACGIHFGQGYLYAGALPLPQFNQRYLASL from the coding sequence TTGCGCGTCAGCCGTTCATTAAAGATTAAGCAAATGGCGACCATTTCCAGCGTTGCGCTGGTCACCATTTGTATCTTTATCGTTATCCAGCTTTTTCATTTTGTGCAGCAGCGCAGAATTGACTATGCCCAGCAGATGGAGAACGTGGCGTATACCGTGCGTCAGCCCTTGTCACAGGCGGTACTGAAAGCGGATATACCGCAAGCTGAATTTATCCTTAACTCGCTGCGCCCGGCGGGGATCCTTGCGCGGGCAGAAGTGTTATTGCCCAACGGATTACAGGCGCTGCATACCGAATTTGCCGCAGAGAAGCCGATCCCGCACTTTATTGCCCGGCTGTTTGAACTGCCGGTGCAGATTACCGTCCCGCTCTATTCGGTGGAACCTTCTAACCCGAAACCGCTGGCATTTCTGGTTTTGCAGGCGGATTCGTGGCGTGTTTATCAGTTTATTCTCAGTGCTGTATCGACGATGGTCACCGCCTATCTGCTACTGGCGCTGATCCTGTCAGTCTCAATCAGCTGGTGTATCAACCGCCTGATAGTGCGGCCGCTGCGCAACATCGCCAACGCCCTGCAAGATCTCACGCCGCAGCAGGCGATTAACCACCAGCTATTGCTGCCTAAGTATCATCGTAATGATGAGATAGGTCTGCTTATCCGCAACTATAACCGCAATCAGCAGATGCTGTGCGCCATGCATGATGAGATGAGCCGTCAGAGTACCCGTTTTACCTTGACCGATCTGCCGAACCAAACCCTATTCCTGGCCATGCTGGAACAGCATCTGCGCGCGATCAGTAGCACCGGTGTGTTTATGGTGATGGTGCTGCGTATTGAAACGCTGTTGGAAACGAATGGCCTGGTGACTGACGAGCGGCGCAATGCCCTGCTGCTGACGTTGGTGAGCAAAATTCGCAGCTGCATTGATGAGCGTACGGTTCTGGCGCAGCTGTCGGTCGGCGATTTTGCTTTGCTGATCAAGCGCGCCAACAATCCCTTCCGCGCGCTGCGGCTGGCGCGTAACCTGATGCTGAAGCTCAATCAGCCGGTGCTGCTCCAGCACATGCAGCTACGGCCTATCGTCAGCATCGGCATAGCGCAGCGTGAAGCGGGCTTTAGCGCGTCCGAACTGCTGGCGCGCGCCGTCTCGGCGATGATGTCGGCGCGTCATCAGGGCAAAAATCAGATCCTGTTTTTTGATGTGGTGCTGGCCGAGCGGGCGCAGAAGCGGCTGACGCAAGAGCATGACATTTTACAGGGGCTGGCAGAGGAAAAGTTTGCGCTGTGGCTGCAGCCGCAGGTCGATATGCGCAGCGGTCAGCTGGTGGGTGCCGAAGCACTGCTGCGCATGCGCCAGAACGATGGTAGCTGGTCACTGCCGGAGGATCTCATCGCCAATGCCGAAGAAATTGGCGTGATAGGCCCCCTCGGGCGCTGGGTATTTGAAGAATCCTGCCGCATCCTGGCGCACTGGCAACAGCGCGGCTGTGAGCTGACGCTGAGCGTCAACCTGTCCGCCATCCAGCTGCGCGAAGCGGCGATGGTGACCCATTTGCAGGCCCTGATCCAGCGCTATGGGATCCGTCCCGGTAGCCTGGTATTAGAAATCACCGAAACCGCCCAGATCGGCGAGCCAGAACAGGCACTGCTGTTGTTGCAGGAGCTGCAAAAAACCGGCGTGGCCGTCGCGCTGGATGATTTCGGCATGGGTTATGCCAACCTTAACTGGCTGAATCAGTTTAAAACCCTGCCAATAGGCAAGCTGAAGATGGATCGTAGCTTTGTGACGGTGCTGCCCTATGATGACACCATGGTACGTATCATTGCGGCGATTGCCGAGATCGTTACGCTGGACGTGATTGCTGAAGGCGTCGAAACCGATGAGCAACGCGCGCGGCTGCTGGCCTGCGGGATCCACTTCGGCCAGGGGTATCTCTATGCGGGAGCGCTGCCGCTGCCGCAGTTTAATCAGCGCTATCTGGCCAGTCTCTGA
- a CDS encoding dicarboxylate/amino acid:cation symporter, with translation MKTSLFKSLYFQVLTAIAIGVLLGHFYPELGAQMKPLGDAFVKLIKMIIAPVIFCTVVTGIAGMESMKAVGRTGAVALLYFEVVSTLALIIGLVVVNVLQPGAGMNVDPATLDAKAVAMYAQQAEQQGVVAFLLDVIPASVIGAFAGGNILQVLLFAILFGFALHRMGDKGTLVFNFIDSFSHVIFGIISMVMRLAPIGAFGAMAFTIGKYGVGSLVQLGQLIICFYITCVLFVVLVLGVIARVVGFNIFKFIAYIKEELLIVLGTSSSESALPRMLAKMENLGCQKSVVGLVIPTGYSFNLDGTSIYLTMAAVFIAQATNSHMDIWHQVTLLVVLLLSSKGAAGVTGSGFIVLAATLSAVGHLPVAGLALILGIDRFMSEARALTNLIGNGVATVVVAKWVGQLDEKQLTETLNKGKKEVKTT, from the coding sequence ATGAAAACCTCTCTGTTTAAAAGCCTTTATTTCCAGGTATTGACTGCTATCGCTATCGGCGTACTGCTGGGCCATTTTTACCCTGAACTGGGCGCGCAGATGAAGCCGCTGGGTGACGCTTTCGTTAAGCTTATCAAAATGATTATTGCTCCGGTGATTTTCTGTACCGTTGTGACCGGGATTGCCGGTATGGAAAGTATGAAAGCTGTCGGGCGTACCGGTGCGGTGGCGCTGCTCTATTTCGAAGTGGTCAGCACCCTTGCCCTGATTATCGGGCTGGTGGTGGTCAACGTGCTGCAACCCGGTGCGGGTATGAACGTTGACCCGGCCACGCTGGATGCTAAAGCGGTGGCGATGTATGCCCAGCAGGCGGAGCAGCAGGGCGTTGTCGCATTTCTGCTGGATGTCATTCCCGCCAGCGTCATTGGCGCGTTTGCCGGCGGCAATATTCTGCAGGTTCTGCTGTTCGCCATCCTGTTCGGCTTTGCGCTGCATCGTATGGGCGATAAAGGCACGCTGGTATTTAACTTTATCGACAGCTTCTCCCACGTCATTTTCGGCATCATCAGCATGGTTATGCGTCTGGCTCCGATCGGTGCCTTCGGCGCGATGGCTTTCACCATTGGTAAATACGGCGTCGGATCGCTGGTGCAACTTGGCCAGCTGATTATCTGCTTCTATATCACCTGTGTGCTGTTTGTCGTGCTGGTGCTTGGGGTGATTGCACGCGTGGTTGGCTTTAACATCTTCAAATTTATCGCCTATATCAAAGAAGAGCTGCTGATCGTCCTCGGCACGTCCTCATCGGAGTCCGCGTTGCCGCGTATGCTGGCTAAGATGGAGAATCTGGGATGTCAGAAATCGGTGGTGGGTTTGGTTATCCCCACCGGGTACTCTTTCAACCTTGACGGCACCTCGATTTATCTGACCATGGCGGCGGTGTTTATCGCCCAGGCAACCAACAGCCATATGGATATCTGGCACCAGGTAACCCTGCTGGTGGTGCTGCTGCTCTCGTCGAAAGGCGCTGCGGGCGTGACCGGCAGCGGTTTTATCGTGCTGGCGGCGACGCTGTCTGCGGTCGGTCATCTGCCGGTGGCGGGGCTTGCGCTGATCCTCGGCATTGACCGTTTTATGTCCGAAGCTCGTGCGTTGACCAATCTGATCGGTAACGGCGTGGCGACCGTGGTGGTGGCTAAGTGGGTTGGCCAGCTCGATGAGAAGCAGCTAACAGAGACGCTTAACAAAGGAAAAAAAGAGGTAAAAACCACCTGA
- the bcsE gene encoding cellulose biosynthesis protein BcsE has translation MTTSFTLGLEQVQNELVLMKAPGCYWVMVDRQQDARLLVRQTLAAHTAITLISRAAGANEVLLPPVDAGACDRISLFSLSEAPDALNDLTQYLSRRPDDNPGLILFCAALSTWNNLSGDELTQWLQEMQQRLARKQLTLLVITEGGGVDVAQHHLHACYRHLAGLSHLSWQQGSWHYRVHWWCHSGRWLADRLLSLDVQQGVFTQIAPAQQDARSEWHDENLYLVEKNVLGGAPLPTVAWTLFEDNGQLTQRAQQASSATVVFNLQHHHQIETLAGDIHQLRRTRGSRLKIAVREMQQALRHSDERLLLACGVNTIVPLNVPTSRCLAALEGVQGQVYNRHVPAEFAVLLKSMQQVQDKGYLPLTQFCHAVTRMINNRLLPENGKGLLVALSPVATLSAQQALMLCRPRRFGDLVTHTADCLYLFLSFCHHSYLETALKFIFPRPAGEIFIDRQVWFEDLLVCAALQHIACRGADPVSARPSAPLSGL, from the coding sequence ATGACGACGTCATTTACCTTAGGTCTTGAACAGGTTCAAAATGAATTAGTGCTGATGAAAGCTCCGGGGTGCTATTGGGTGATGGTCGACCGGCAGCAGGATGCACGCCTGCTGGTGCGTCAAACCCTCGCTGCGCACACGGCAATCACCCTGATAAGTCGCGCTGCCGGGGCAAACGAAGTTTTACTGCCGCCGGTCGATGCCGGCGCGTGCGATCGTATCTCATTGTTTTCTTTATCAGAGGCGCCGGATGCGCTGAACGATCTGACCCAATATTTATCGCGTCGACCCGACGATAATCCGGGACTTATTCTATTCTGTGCCGCGTTAAGTACATGGAATAATCTGTCCGGAGACGAACTCACCCAATGGCTGCAGGAGATGCAGCAGCGGTTAGCCCGTAAACAATTAACCCTGCTGGTCATTACCGAGGGGGGCGGGGTTGATGTCGCGCAGCATCATTTGCATGCGTGCTACCGCCACTTAGCAGGGTTATCCCACCTGTCATGGCAGCAGGGAAGCTGGCATTACCGCGTTCACTGGTGGTGTCATAGCGGCCGCTGGCTGGCCGACCGCCTGCTGTCTCTTGACGTACAGCAGGGGGTTTTCACTCAGATTGCTCCAGCCCAGCAAGACGCCCGCTCAGAATGGCACGACGAAAACCTGTATCTGGTGGAAAAAAACGTGCTGGGAGGCGCGCCATTGCCAACGGTAGCCTGGACACTGTTTGAGGATAACGGCCAATTGACCCAACGTGCGCAGCAGGCCAGCAGTGCTACCGTGGTATTTAACCTGCAACATCATCACCAGATTGAAACACTGGCAGGTGATATTCACCAACTGCGGCGTACGCGCGGCAGCAGGCTAAAAATTGCGGTGCGTGAAATGCAGCAGGCGCTGCGCCACAGCGACGAACGCCTGCTGCTGGCCTGCGGCGTCAATACTATTGTGCCGCTCAACGTACCAACATCGCGCTGTCTGGCTGCCCTTGAAGGGGTGCAGGGGCAGGTTTATAACCGCCACGTACCGGCCGAATTCGCCGTACTGCTGAAATCCATGCAGCAGGTACAAGATAAAGGCTACCTGCCATTAACACAGTTCTGCCATGCGGTAACGCGCATGATCAACAACCGCCTGCTGCCGGAAAACGGCAAAGGTTTGCTGGTCGCTCTAAGTCCGGTAGCAACCCTGAGCGCGCAGCAGGCGCTGATGCTGTGCAGGCCAAGACGCTTTGGCGATCTGGTCACGCACACCGCAGATTGCCTGTACCTGTTCCTCTCTTTCTGCCACCACAGCTACCTGGAAACCGCACTAAAGTTTATCTTCCCCCGGCCTGCCGGGGAAATCTTCATCGACCGCCAGGTGTGGTTCGAAGATTTGCTCGTCTGCGCTGCATTGCAACACATCGCCTGCAGGGGCGCAGATCCGGTCTCCGCCCGACCTTCCGCCCCCCTTAGCGGTCTTTAA